Proteins encoded in a region of the Candidatus Cloacimonadota bacterium genome:
- a CDS encoding aspartate--ammonia ligase: protein MLDKKADLAGPGISTYEKVEQILPDDYKSLLTPRETMIALYEMKRYIEENLCKELNLIMVQVPLIVDVRSGVNDYLDRDGSRSPVQFPCGLGLDKPIQAQVVQAATKWKRLALKEFDCKPGEGINTDMRAVRKDYFLDHDHSSYVDQWDWEKVITADDRNLEFLKTVVKKIWKVLRGAGKHAQEMFPKLKDSRYPDFPEELKFIHAEEILEMYPDLPRKQRETEIIKKYPGVFIIGIGWVLKDGYPHEMRAADYDDWVTETTGPDGMQTHGLNGDILVWNPVTKRRHELSSMGIRVTKDTLKEQLKISGQLDFLDLPYHQAILNDQIPLSIGGGIGQARTYMYFLRKAHLGEVTVTVWPDKLKEICAKKNIFVLE from the coding sequence ATGTTAGACAAAAAAGCAGATTTAGCAGGACCAGGAATCAGCACATATGAAAAAGTAGAACAAATACTTCCTGATGATTACAAATCCTTGCTGACTCCAAGAGAAACAATGATTGCCTTATACGAAATGAAAAGGTATATCGAAGAAAATCTTTGCAAAGAACTGAACTTGATCATGGTTCAGGTTCCTCTTATTGTCGATGTTCGAAGTGGTGTGAATGACTATCTAGATAGAGACGGTTCACGATCCCCGGTTCAGTTCCCATGCGGACTTGGTCTTGATAAACCGATCCAGGCACAAGTAGTTCAGGCAGCCACAAAATGGAAAAGGCTTGCTCTTAAAGAATTCGATTGTAAGCCGGGAGAAGGTATTAACACAGACATGCGTGCAGTAAGAAAAGACTACTTCCTCGATCATGACCACTCATCCTATGTCGATCAGTGGGACTGGGAAAAAGTTATTACTGCTGATGATAGGAATCTTGAATTCCTGAAAACCGTCGTTAAAAAGATTTGGAAGGTTCTCCGCGGTGCTGGAAAGCATGCACAGGAGATGTTCCCGAAACTTAAAGACAGCAGATATCCAGACTTCCCCGAAGAACTTAAATTCATCCATGCTGAAGAAATCCTTGAAATGTATCCTGATCTTCCTCGTAAGCAACGTGAAACAGAGATTATCAAAAAATATCCCGGTGTGTTCATTATCGGAATCGGCTGGGTGCTGAAGGATGGCTATCCTCATGAGATGAGAGCAGCAGACTATGATGATTGGGTAACTGAGACAACAGGTCCCGACGGAATGCAAACTCATGGACTGAATGGTGACATCCTTGTATGGAATCCTGTAACCAAACGTCGTCATGAGCTTTCTTCAATGGGTATCCGTGTTACAAAAGACACTCTCAAAGAACAGCTTAAGATCTCAGGTCAGCTTGATTTCTTGGATCTTCCCTATCATCAAGCAATTCTTAATGACCAGATTCCTTTGAGCATTGGCGGCGGTATCGGACAGGCACGTACCTATATGTACTTCCTCAGAAAAGCCCACCTCGGTGAAGTTACCGTAACCGTATGGCCCGACAAACTGAAAGAAATTTGTGCAAAGAAAAACATCTTTGTGCTCGAATAA
- a CDS encoding ABC transporter ATP-binding protein, whose protein sequence is MIKRFIPYYKPHKWLFILDMSVAFVAAILSVFYPIITRDLLKTYIPNKDLQGIIMLLAVMAGIMIFKTIFTYIRIRWGHIMGVRMETDMRTDIFTHLQKLSFNYFDTVKTGHIMSRISNDLNMIAEVAHHAPEDLIISVFIIIGSFIAMFYYSVALAIIALVPLPILLVWGLTYGRRMKGGFRLVRKRIADINSSVENSVQGIREVKSFTNELLEMEKFEHINFTFKMAKEKMYKIMSTYFAGMTFLTDFYYLAVIGGGVYLIFLGKIDVIDLLAFTLYINFILKPIERLIHFTEQFQQGSAAFERFIEIMDIEPDINDKKDAKDLHNVKGQIDVRNMSFKYNNCEDWILRNIDIEIPAGRTVALVGESGAGKTTLASLIPRFYEIQEGCICIDEHNIVDIKQKSLRENIGLVQQSVFLFDSTIRENILYGDPGATEEELIDAARKANILDFVESLPDGFDTLTGERGVMLSGGQKQRISIARVFLKNPPILIFDEATSSLDTESEAYIQQAMEELAHNRTTIIIAHRLSTVRKADLLYVMNKGEIVEQGSHDELMKNEGYYYNLYTKNMIL, encoded by the coding sequence ATGATCAAACGTTTTATTCCATATTACAAACCGCATAAATGGCTTTTCATCCTGGACATGTCCGTAGCATTTGTGGCTGCCATCCTCTCTGTTTTTTATCCGATCATAACACGAGATTTGCTCAAAACCTACATTCCGAATAAAGATTTGCAGGGCATTATCATGTTACTGGCTGTCATGGCTGGGATAATGATCTTCAAAACGATCTTTACCTACATTCGTATCCGCTGGGGACATATCATGGGTGTACGCATGGAAACCGATATGCGAACCGATATCTTTACACATTTGCAGAAACTCTCATTCAACTATTTTGATACGGTCAAGACCGGGCACATCATGTCACGTATCTCGAATGACCTGAACATGATTGCCGAAGTTGCTCATCACGCGCCGGAAGATCTGATAATCTCAGTATTCATCATTATTGGTTCTTTCATTGCGATGTTCTATTACAGCGTAGCACTTGCAATTATTGCACTTGTTCCTCTTCCCATTCTGCTTGTTTGGGGTCTTACGTATGGCAGAAGGATGAAAGGTGGATTCCGTCTTGTTCGTAAACGAATAGCTGATATAAACAGCAGCGTCGAGAATTCGGTACAGGGCATTCGTGAAGTGAAATCGTTTACCAATGAGCTGCTGGAAATGGAGAAATTCGAGCATATCAATTTCACTTTCAAGATGGCAAAAGAGAAGATGTATAAGATCATGAGTACATATTTTGCCGGTATGACATTCCTGACGGATTTTTATTATCTTGCTGTGATTGGCGGTGGTGTATATCTTATCTTCCTTGGTAAGATCGATGTTATTGATCTGCTTGCATTTACACTTTATATCAATTTTATTCTTAAACCGATCGAACGTTTGATCCATTTTACCGAACAGTTCCAGCAGGGAAGTGCAGCTTTCGAGCGATTCATAGAGATCATGGACATAGAACCGGATATCAATGACAAAAAGGATGCCAAAGACCTGCATAATGTCAAAGGTCAGATAGATGTGCGGAATATGTCTTTCAAATACAATAATTGTGAGGATTGGATTCTCAGAAATATTGATATTGAGATTCCTGCAGGTAGGACAGTCGCATTGGTTGGAGAATCCGGTGCAGGCAAAACAACGCTAGCTTCACTCATTCCAAGATTTTATGAAATCCAGGAAGGGTGCATATGTATCGACGAACATAATATTGTTGATATAAAACAGAAATCTCTGAGAGAAAATATCGGACTTGTGCAGCAAAGTGTATTTTTATTTGATTCTACGATTCGGGAAAATATTCTCTATGGCGATCCTGGTGCAACTGAAGAAGAACTGATCGATGCAGCACGAAAAGCAAATATACTTGATTTCGTCGAGTCACTTCCGGATGGATTTGATACGTTAACCGGTGAAAGAGGAGTGATGCTCTCGGGTGGACAGAAACAGCGAATCTCTATTGCGCGCGTATTCCTGAAAAATCCGCCCATTCTTATTTTTGATGAAGCAACATCATCATTAGATACAGAATCCGAAGCATATATTCAGCAAGCGATGGAAGAACTGGCACATAACCGCACAACGATCATCATTGCTCACCGACTCTCAACGGTGCGAAAAGCAGATCTGCTGTATGTGATGAATAAAGGTGAGATCGTTGAACAGGGCAGCCATGATGAACTCATGAAAAATGAGGGATATTATTATAATCTTTACACTAAGAACATGATTTTGTAA